From a region of the Alphaproteobacteria bacterium genome:
- the fliN gene encoding flagellar motor switch protein FliN: protein MPDENLELKELDTLAAAAGEESDGSPEGRQARGAKELEAVYDIPVQVSAVLGRASLQVSQLLKLGRGAVVELDRKVGEAIDIYVNNRLIARGEVVVVDERLGITMTEIIKTDRSA from the coding sequence ATGCCCGATGAAAATCTTGAACTTAAGGAATTGGACACTTTGGCGGCTGCGGCCGGCGAAGAGTCCGACGGATCCCCCGAGGGCCGTCAGGCGCGCGGGGCCAAGGAGCTCGAGGCCGTTTACGATATCCCCGTTCAGGTGTCCGCCGTACTCGGCCGGGCCTCTTTGCAAGTGAGCCAGCTTCTGAAGCTTGGGCGTGGCGCCGTCGTCGAGCTCGATCGCAAGGTCGGCGAAGCGATCGACATCTACGTCAACAACCGCTTGATCGCACGTGGTGAAGTGGTCGTCGTGGACGAGCGGCTCGGTATTACCATGACCGAAATCATCAAGACGGATCGCTCGGCTTGA
- a CDS encoding FliH/SctL family protein, giving the protein MTAAHKFLFDRSFDDAVAGEDEARTVKRYTESDLAAACAAARLAGREEGHSTANAAAMGSIGASTARALQTAAQEIGKLGIARTDAERAMTAAGLQLAAAIARKAIPEIARRNGIAEIEALVSDCLAQLIDEPRIVIRVHDSLLDSLDERVRTLARAAGFEGKLVLVADAALGLGDCRIEWADGGVERNLRRLFDEIDAAVARSIGQKDPQMPEYSKDP; this is encoded by the coding sequence ATGACCGCGGCCCATAAATTTCTCTTTGATCGCTCGTTTGACGATGCCGTTGCCGGCGAGGACGAGGCGAGGACCGTCAAGCGATATACCGAAAGCGATCTTGCGGCGGCGTGCGCCGCAGCCCGTTTGGCAGGTCGCGAGGAAGGCCACTCGACGGCGAATGCTGCAGCCATGGGGAGCATCGGGGCGAGTACCGCACGCGCGCTGCAAACGGCAGCGCAGGAGATCGGCAAACTCGGTATTGCGCGCACGGACGCTGAGCGTGCGATGACCGCCGCAGGCCTTCAGCTCGCGGCCGCCATCGCGCGCAAGGCTATCCCGGAAATCGCCCGTCGGAATGGGATTGCCGAGATTGAAGCACTGGTTTCCGATTGCCTTGCCCAATTGATCGACGAGCCTCGAATCGTCATTCGCGTGCATGATTCCCTGCTCGACTCTCTGGACGAGCGTGTTCGCACGCTGGCGCGGGCGGCCGGCTTCGAAGGGAAGCTCGTTCTCGTTGCCGACGCGGCACTCGGTCTTGGCGACTGCCGGATCGAATGGGCCGATGGAGGAGTGGAGCGCAATCTTCGACGACTGTTCGATGAGATCGACGCGGCGGTGGCGCGGTCCATCGGCCAGAAAGACCCTCAAATGCCTGAATATTCGAAGGACCCTTAG